A region from the Acyrthosiphon pisum isolate AL4f chromosome A1, pea_aphid_22Mar2018_4r6ur, whole genome shotgun sequence genome encodes:
- the LOC100166699 gene encoding ATP synthase subunit gamma, mitochondrial-like, with amino-acid sequence MSLRAIQKRIQSYGNINKITSSLKLVSAAKLAKTERLLKDVRPFGHGTLSFYKHYTHINMLDRIENHLIFAITSDRGLCGGIHTNVVKKVKQELDRPDQKLAKVVCVGQKSEELLAKSHKSNILFTAFKIGKDNPTFLDASKIFNECNYAEFIACQIYYNHIITRGTSEVDWISIYNTDFLLTVAHIAGLEEVEEENMRSYIEFSTVSLLFFAMLENTLCEHSARMISMDAASKNVKSLNEKLSLEYNRKRQFKITSDLIDIVSGSQVVTAK; translated from the coding sequence ATGTCTCTGAGAGCCATCCAGAAACGCATACAGTCATATGGCAACATCAATAAAATCACCTCGTCCCTGAAACTCGTGTCAGCTGCCAAATTGGCCAAGACCGAGCGCCTGCTGAAGGATGTACGTCCATTTGGCCATGGTACGctatcattttataaacattacacACACATCAACATGCTCGACCGCATTGAAAATCATCTCATATTTGCCATCACGTCTGATCGAGGTCTATGTGGTGGCATACATACGAATGTcgtaaaaaaagttaaacaagAACTGGACAGACCTGATCAAAAACTTGCAAAAGTCGTATGTGTTGGTCAAAAATCTGAGGAACTGTTAGCAAAGTCGCATAAATCCAACATTTTATTCACAGCTTTCAAAATAGGGAAAGATAATCCCACATTTCTAGACgcttcaaaaatattcaatgaatGTAATTACGCTGAATTTATTGCTTGCCAGATATATTACAACCATATTATTACTAGAGGCACGTCAGAAGTTGACTGGATCTCTATTTATAACACAGACTTCCTTCTCACAGTAGCTCATATTGCTGGTTTAGAAGAAGTAGAAGAAGAAAATATGAGAAGTTATATTGAATTTTCTACtgtttcacttttattttttgccATGTTAGAAAATACCTTGTGTGAACATTCTGCTCGTATGATATCTATGGATGCtgcttctaaaaatgttaagtcattgaatgaaaaattatccTTGGAATATAATCGcaaaagacaatttaaaatcacGTCAGATCTTATCGATATTGTTTCTGGAAGTCAAGTTGTAACtgcaaaataa
- the LOC100163804 gene encoding centrosomal protein of 135 kDa, giving the protein MNQPEQNERFESIRYQLDALGYRQYMPPDSIGLVSQLIGDLLHTTNSLKQYKNLAQNTLEVARNLEAKSAPYLRDNCSLIQEHNELQSKLKKELEYVKILENKIGILESEIKEWKQENEKLSKKVEHLEDEAIIKNAKLLELGNLFLIPQVENKSKEFKSLRPLIQIDHSDNNKNGDENKEIIHKENDILKKKVKELYRETVHLKKNIKHTKCQSNKTSPKQQSQMIKNDAESDTFIDMRADNEVLRRQLDEVLANHSEAMFHLTRVTEEKKSLQRSLNEYIKNHCNCDKDMSVLLENNTCLLELKTKNQSLESEICEYENKLKKALDDQKQLLEKINFSKNIETELMSEIEKISEEKHLQSQKISQLEQNIQKSKTEKNDKTKSWQENKCSCSKVSVDELKRTFDAERRDYERKLEKIMKSQLDPLRHEKRSNDLEIAVSKLRAERDEYLYEINCLKKQHNAEILDFKRKIEEMKREVYERSDRQNILKLKRDKDEFAEEIIGLKKEIEFLNSQLKKTRESVKNNEYNEREYIKQLEDEKHQLIEKQRSLTWESANKQRESEKYHREISHLKAELKRLTAMMDDQKCCQDRLERTLQSTQFAQNATEEQLERAQVRIEELKLINNKLNDQLIDEQQERHKSHNNTMAIDHQRDTLTNELEKKTKRIIHLDSLVTDKEKQIQSLHSKLTDAAKKIGNALSSQSETEKMCDSLKLELSNIKAEYKLIESNSGSQQKEKKRLQNDLDMVVQDNKVLRAELEASKKQAEDLKMQLQVYVLEIRRVEEILEVKESERDEILEQFKTLNCEATQLESNNYSLESEAKSTKTLLREKEHRMSDLERKLVDKEDLISSYESQISNLTHQIVSLESQLSSGNDRISKLEQDLHACREICSSVDSAKFNLNERLGHVENLQHKAEEERLRLADELTVVNTQLERERSKITTIEAVLSDSRQECMKLTITKNDLKERLEDSEKKSKNLEEYLERTKNELVMCRSTITSFEKEISSLKRQLNDVKFEKAKLEQARREYHSTTL; this is encoded by the exons atgaatcaACCTGAACAAAATGAGCGATTTGAATCAATAAGATATCAATTGGATGCTCTTGGCTATCGACAATATATGCCACCTGATTCTATTGGTCTTGTTAGTCAGTTAATTGGAGACTTATTACATACAACCAACAGTTTAAAACAGTACAAGAATTTAGCTCAAAACACACTTGAGGTTGCTCGAAATTTAGAAGCAAAATCAGCACCGTATTTACGAGATAATTGTTCACTTATTCAAGAGCATAACGAATTGCAATCAAAATTAAAGAAAGAGCTTGAATATGTTAAGA tacttgaaaataaaattggtatcTTGGAAAGTGAAATAAAAGAATGGAAACaagaaaatgaaaaactttCTAAAAAAGTCGAACATTTGGAAGATGaagcaattattaaaaatgcaaaactTTTAGAGTTGGGAAATCTTTTTCTGATACCACaagtagaaaataaaa GTAAAGAATTTAAGTCGCTTAGACCTTTAATACAAATTGATCactcagataataataaaaatggagacgaaaataaagaaattatacataaagaaaatgatattttaaagaaaaaagtaAAAGAATTATATAGAGAAACtgtacacttaaaaaaaaatatcaagcatACAAAATGTCAG TCCAATAAAACTTCACCGAAACAACAAAGtcaaatgataaaaaatgatGCAGAATCTGATACTTTTATTGATATGAGAGCTGATAATGAAGTACTTCGAAGACAATTGgatg agGTATTGGCTAATCATAGTGAAGCAATGTTTCATTTAACCAGAGtaactgaagaaaaaaaatctctTCAACGTTCTCTCAATGAGTATATCAAAAACCATTGTAATTGTGATAAG gACATGAGTGTTTTATTGGAAAACAATACGTGTTTGTTagaactaaaaacaaaaaatcagtcTCTGGAATCTGAAATATgtgaatatgaaaataaacttaaaaaggCTCTGGATGATCAAAAACaacttttagaaaaaataaacttctccaaaaatatag aaaCCGAGTTAATGtcagaaatagaaaaaatatcggAGGAAAAGCATTTACAGTCACAAAAAATATCACAGcttgaacaaaatatacaaaaatcaa aaacagaaaaaaatgacaaaactaAGTCATGGcaagaaaataaatgttcatgTTCTAAGGTGTCTGTAGATGAACTTAAACGAACCTTTGATGCAGAACGAAGAGATTATGAgagaaaattagaaaaaataatgaaatctcAACTTGATCCATTAAGACATGAGAAGAGGTCAAATGATTTAGAAATAGCAGTGAGTAAACTACGAGCAGAACGAGATGAATACTTATATGAAATCAACTGTTTAAAGAAACAACATAATGCAGAA attttagattttaaaagaaaaatagaagAAATGAAGAGAGAAGTCTATGAACGATCAGAcagacaaaacattttaaagctCAAAAGAGACAAAGACGAGTTTGCTGAAGAAATAATTggcttaaaaaaagaaattgaattcTTAAATTCTCAACTTAAG aaaactagagagtctgtaaaaaataatgaatacaatgaACGggaatatattaaacaattggAAGATGAAAAACATCAGTTGATTGAAAAACAACGTTCACTTACTTGGGAAAGTGCCAATAAACAACGAGAATCAGAGAAATATCACAGAGAAATTTCTCATTTAAAAGCAGAGTTAAAAAGACTTACTGCCATGATGGATgatcaaaa ATGTTGTCAAGATCGTCTTGAACGGACTCTGCAATCCACACAGTTTGCTCAAAATGCTACTGAAGAACAATTAGAACGTGCACAGGTTCGAATAGAAGAATTAaaactcataaataataaacttaatgaTCAATTAATTGATGAACAACAAGAACGACATAAATCTCACAATAACACAATGGCTATTGATCATCAACGTGATACTCTAACG aatgaattggaaaaaaaaaccaagcgTATTATCCATCTGGATTCATTAGTTACTgataaagaaaaacaaattcaatCGTTACATTCAAAACTAACGGATGCTGCTAAAAAAATTGG CAACGCTTTAAGTTCACAATCAGAAACTGAAAAGATGTGTGATAGCTTAAAACTTGAACTTTCTAACATTAAAgcagaatataaattaattgaaagtaACTCTGGTAGCCAGCAAAAAGAAAAGAA GAGACTTCAAAATGATTTAGATATGGTAGTTCAAGATAATAAAGTCTTGCGTGCTGAATTAGAAGCATCTAAAAAACAAGCTGAAGATTTAAAAATGCAGTTACAAGTATACGTATTAGAAATAAGACGAGTGGAAGAGATACTTGAAGTGAAAGAATCTGAAAGAGATGAAATAttagaacaatttaaaacattaaattgtgaGGCCACTCAGTTAGAAAGTAATAACTACAGCCTCGAAAGTGAAGCCAAATCTACCAAAACCCTTCTCAGAGAAAAGGAACATAGAATGTCTGATTTGGAACGTAAACTTGTGGACAAAGAAGATCTTATATCCAGTTATGAATCACAA atATCTAACCTGACTCATCAAATAGTATCATTAGAATCTCAATTGTCTTCTGGAAACGACCGCATTTCTAAATTGGAACAAGACTTACATGCTTGTAGAGAAATATGTTCAAGTGTAGATTCTgctaagtttaatttaaatgaacgTTTAGGCCATGTTGAAAATTTACAGCACAAAGCTGAAGAAGAACGTTTAAGACTAGCAGATGAACTAACTGTGGTGAATACACAGCTAGAAAGAGAACGGTCAAAAATAACCACAATAGAAGCAGTATTGAGCGATTCTAGGCAAGAATGTATGAAATTAACCATTaccaaaaatgatttaaaagaaAGGCTGGAAgatagtgaaaaaaaatcaaaaaatcttgAGGAATATct
- the LOC100161225 gene encoding macrophage migration inhibitory factor-like (The RefSeq protein has 1 substitution compared to this genomic sequence) codes for MPHFRLETNVSKSKVTPEILKKISAAVAKTLGKPESYVVVTIVPDQLMHWDGDDKPCGTATLMSIGSLGVEQNKKHAAVLYPLLKKELGIPDDRLYITFSDQSSSNVGYSGTTFQTILG; via the exons atGCCTCATTTCCGTTTGGAAACAAATGTTTCTAAGTCTAAAGTAACACcagaaatattgaaaaagatTTCTACAGCCGTGGCCAAGACTCTTGGAAAACCGGAAtcg TATGTGGTTGTGACTATTGTGCCCGATCAACTTATGCATTGGGATGGAGATGATAAGCCCTGTGGTACTGCTACGTTAATGAGCATCGGTTCCCTAGGCGTTGAACAGAACAAGAAACATGCAGCTGTCTTGTATCCTCTTTTAAAAAAAGAGCTAGGCATACCAGATGACAG attatacataacattttcGGACCAAAGTTCATCCAATGTTGGTTATTCTGGAACAACctttcaaacaattttaggataa
- the LOC100161931 gene encoding probable splicing factor, arginine/serine-rich 7 — translation MTASTDAAAALPTTKVIQVTNIAPQATKDQMQTLFGCIGKIEDIRLYPQIRDVSVPVQSRICYVKYFDSLCVAVAQHLTNTVFIDRALIVTPYQSSVGDIPDEYRALDIANQANIVPGLYPSDPKLPAHVVNQIEGIPPNQVIVTNDPVLASNGLPPYPQLPITYDSRRIEEIRRTLAAINVDENVTDDELIGFFQKAGDVKYVRWCSRENDITRYALVEYSEQASVIAGLKLNGVQLGSRPVQVTHATQAIAKPMAKSNEAAQREIEEAMTRVKEAQSLISAAIDPVIGILSKDKKHGHSHRRSRSRSHGRSRRRSSSRSRRGHSRSRRRRSRSRSKRRSRSRKRYRSPNRRSRDRKRSRSRKKSRSRDRKRKTSRDRRRSRSKSKSKSKSKSRRRSRSRSHKKDKKYSSKRKEDKSEKRKEKDKKKENTPPVVLEVEKKNKSATPEKEKSRSATPPRSNSRSPRSSSKSPRRSSSSGRGKTSELVKSRSSSHIRRTLSPKRSRTRTPLRKRVSRSPRRSRTPKKRSRKSNSSQRRTRKRSASRHKSRSPTEKRHRRTRSPIRRSPSPRSPPPRRVTRTPPSKSPQSPARSVSRSPPVRGKRSTSDSRKRSESVTRKRSLSVDRSRRSMSIDHKSRSESKSRSHTPGSARSRSPGWRKSESASPPPNRRSTS, via the coding sequence ATGACGGCCAGCACGGACGCGGCTGCGGCATTACCCACCACGAAGGTGATACAGGTGACGAATATCGCACCGCAGGCCACCAAGGATCAAATGCAAACGCTGTTCGGTTGCATTGGCAAGATCGAGGACATCAGACTGTACCCGCAGATACGTGACGTGTCTGTACCTGTCCAGTCTCGTATATGTTACGTCAAGTATTTCGACTCGCTGTGCGTAGCCGTCGCACAACATCTCACTAACACCGTGTTCATCGACCGAGCACTCATCGTCACGCCCTATCAATCCTCGGTTGGCGACATACCAGATGAATACAGGGCGCTGGACATTGCTAACCAAGCGAACATCGTGCCTGGATTATATCCTTCTGACCCCAAGTTGCCGGCGCACGTCGTCAATCAAATCGAAGGCATTCCTCCGAATCAGGTAATTGTCACTAACGATCCGGTGTTAGCGTCCAATGGCTTACCTCCGTACCCACAATTGCCAATCACTTATGATTCTAGACGAATTGAAGAAATTAGGCGTACCTTGGCTGCCATTAACGTGGACGAAAATGTGACTGACGATGAACTTATAGGTTTTTTCCAAAAAGCTGGTGATGTCAAGTATGTTAGATGGTGTAGTAGAGAAAACGATATTACTCGTTATGCTCTTGTAGAATATTCGGAACAAGCTAGTGTTATAGCTGGATTAAAACTCAATGGAGTACAACTCGGCTCCCGTCCAGTTCAAGTGACACATGCCACTCAAGCAATTGCTAAACCAATGGCCAAAAGTAATGAAGCAGCCCAAAGAGAAATTGAAGAAGCTATGACTAGAGTTAAAGAAGCTCAAAGTTTGATTTCTGCAGCTATTGATCCTGTCATTGGGATCTTATCTAAAGACAAAAAGCATGGTCATTCTCATCGTAGGTCAAGATCTAGATCACATGGTAGGAGTCGACGTAGGTCATCATCTAGATCACGTAGAGGACATTCACGCTCTCGTAGAAGACGGTCAAGATCACGTTCTAAAAGGCGATCTAGATCAAGGAAAAGGTACAGGAGTCCTAACCGACGTTCTAGAGATAGAAAAAGGTCACGGTCCAGGAAAAAGTCTAGATCTAGGGATAGAAAACGTAAAACATCCAGAGATAGGCGAAGATCAAGATCTAAATCAAAGTCTAAGTCTAAGTCTAAGTCTAGACGTCGCTCAAGATCTAGAAGTCATAAAAAAGATAAGAAATATTCTTCTAAACGAAAAGAAGATAAATCTGAAAAACGAAAAGAAaaggacaaaaaaaaagaaaacacccCACCTGTTGTACTAGaagttgagaaaaaaaataaatctgcgACACCTGAAAAAGAGAAATCTAGGTCAGCTACACCACCAAGAAGTAATTCTAGGAGCCCACGATCATCTAGTAAATCACCAAGGAGAAGTAGCTCATCTGGTAGAGGAAAGACATCTGAATTAGTTAAAAGCCGTTCGTCTAGTCATATTAGACGAACATTGTCTCCGAAAAGATCTAGGACAAGAACTCCGCTTCGTAAGCGGGTTAGCAGGTCTCCTCGCAGAAGTCGGACACCTAAGAAACGCTCTAGGAAATCAAATTCATCGCAAAGACGTACTCGAAAACGTAGTGCAAGTCGTCATAAGTCACGTTCGCCTACCGAAAAACGACATAGACGTACACGTTCACCCATACGTAGATCACCATCTCCCAGATCGCCTCCTCCTAGAAGAGTTACTAGAACTCCCCCATCTAAAAGTCCTCAGTCTCCTGCTAGATCTGTATCCAGGTCACCTCCAGTAAGGGGTAAGAGAAGCACATCTGACAGCAGAAAAAGAAGTGAGTCAGTAACCCGTAAAAGAAGTTTATCAGTAGATAGAAGCAGAAGAAGTATGTCGATTGATCATAAATCCCGATCAGAAAGTAAAAGTAGAAGCCATACTCCTGGCTCAGCAAGGAGTAGGTCACCTGGATGGAGAAAAAGTGAATCCGCATCGCCACCACCAAATAGACGAAGTACTTCTTAA
- the LOC100165347 gene encoding DNA-directed RNA polymerases I and III subunit RPAC1 — protein sequence MDNPIIMNKYSIERTLGNEIKPYNYDEFVKNFKINIISRSDNDLEFDLVGIDVAVANSLRRVIISEVPSMAIEKVHIYQNTSYILDEILAHRLGLIPLKADPRQFKMKEDENSEPNEHDSLVYEMKIKCTKKDLDALAHKQFISFPVYAKHIKWLPLGNQKDIFTEKDVGIISDDILIAKLRPGQEIELKMFAVKGIPKDHAKFQSVCTAWYRMMPNIKLLDEIKGNDAVLLQSCFPKGVIGLKSVKGVLIAFVEDSRKDNSSRNVFRYKQFDNKILLSKIQDHFIFTIESVGAMDPSLIFLEALNILTRKVNSASESALNQTEI from the exons ATGGACAATccaataataatgaacaaatattCCATTGAAAGG actCTAGGCAATGAAATTAAACCATATAATTATGATGAATTTGTAAag AATTTCAAGATAAATATAATCAGTCGCTCTGACAATGACTTGGAGTTTGATCTCGTGGGAATCGATGTAGCTGTGGCTAACAGTTTGAGAAGAGTTATTATATCTGAG GTACCAAGTATGGCAATTGAAAAGGTACATATATATCAGAACACATCTTATATACTCGATGAAATACTTGCACATCGATTGGGCTTAATTCCATTGAAAGCAGATCCTAGGCAGTTTAAAATGAAAGAAGATG aaaattctGAACCAAATGAGCATGACAGTCTCGTTTAtgagatgaaaataaaatgtacaaaaaaggATTTAGATGCATTAGCTCACAAACAGTTTATTAGTTTTCCAG tttacgcAAAACACAtaaaatggttgccattgggcAACCAAAAAGATATTTTCACGGAAAAAGATGTTGGAATAATTAGTGATGATATTCTCATCGCAAAGTTAAGACCAGGACAggaaattgaacttaaaatgtttgcTGTCAAAGGGATACCTAAAGACCATGCTAAATTTCAAAGtgttt GCACAGCCTGGTATAGAATGAtgccaaatattaaattacttgatGAAATTAAAGGAAATGATGCAGTATTACTACAATCATGCTTTCCCAAGGGTGTCATTGGATTGAAAAGTGTTAaag gtGTCCTTATTGCATTTGTAGAAGATTCCCGAAAAGATAATAGTTCCAGGAATGTATTTAGATACAAACagtttgataataaaattttactttcCAAAATTCAGGACCATTTTATAT TTACAATTGAATCAGTCGGAGCAATGGATCCAAGTTTAATTTTCTTAgaagcattaaatattttaactagaaAAGTTAATAGTGCCTCAGAATCAGCATTAAACCAAACTGAAAtctaa
- the LOC100163271 gene encoding calnexin, which produces MAKIKLLACIAVLVVHLAFGEEQAPSDVSVESVPYTSPTASKVGVYLAENFDNPSLLDTKWIKSNSKKPDVDEELAQYDGKWNIEELERFPLKGDRGLVLASESRHAAISSKLDKPFKFDGGKTLVIQYEVAFQKPHTCGGAYLKLLTDGPHIKDLTQFNDKTPYSIMFGPDKCGPTSKVHFIIRHKNPRNNTITEKHCLKLKTEESVFTDHQPHLFTLVVKPDNSYSFFLDQELQYEGDLLSEDDFNPPINPPKEIVDKNDVKPEDWDERSKIPDESAVKPDDWDESEPESIPDESSSMPDDWLEEEPTHIPDTAAVKPTDWDNEMDGEWEPPLINNPKCEDRSGCGPWSRPLMKNPKYKGKWKQPLTDNPNYRGKWTPRLIHNPDYFYDKNPLKSSPIGAVGFELWSISDKIYFDNVVIADDEVHAEKWSEVTWSLKKKNVSHESESVFGAVIRYTNENPWLWAVYVVVIAVTVVLIVITCCTSKEKTSLNESSKKTDEPVPDVEAEASDEEHEADIKEDEEVDSKSADDDEENVDVEADQTNEDQVPSSPRKRRTRKD; this is translated from the exons ATGGCCAAAATTAAACTACTGGCATGCATAGCAGTGCTGGTCGTGCATTTGGCATTCGGCGAAGAACAAGCGCCG AGTGATGTAAGCGTAGAATCGGTGCCTTACACCAGCCCAACTGCGAGCAAAGTAGGCGTGTACCTGGCCGAAAATTTCGACAATCCATCATTATTGGACACAAAATGGATTAAATCTAATTCCAAGAAGCCAGATGTTGATGAGGAACTAGCTCAATATGATG gtaaatggAATATTGAAGAATTAGAAAGATTCCCGCTGAAAGGTGACAGAGGTCTAGTTTTAGCATCAGAGAGTCGTCATGCAGCTATTTCATCAAAACTTGATAAACCATTCAAGTTTGATGGTGGAAAAACTCTAGTTATTCAATATGAAGTAGCTTTTCAAAAGCCACATACTTGTGGTGGAGCATATTTAAAGTTGCTTACTGATGGCCCTCATATTAAGGATTTAACTCAGTTTAATGATAAAACTCCTTATTCGATTATGTTTGGCCCAGATAAATGTGGACCAACTTCCAAAGTGCATTTTATAATTAGGCATAAAAATCCTAGAAACAATACAATTACTGAAAAacactgtttaaaattaaaaactgaagaaTCTGTATTTACTGACCACCAACCTCATTTGTTTACCTTAGTTGTTAAACCAGACAACTCATATTCATTCTTTTTAGACCAAGAA tTGCAATATGAAGGAGATTTACTATCAGAAGATGATTTTAATCCACCAATTAACCCACCAAAAGAAATAGTTGATAAGAACGATGTAAAACCTGAAGATTGGGATGAAAGAAGTAAGATTCCTGATGAAAGTGCTGTTAAACCAGATGATTGGGATGAAAGCGAACCTGAAAGTATTCCCGATGAATCTTCTTCTATGCCAGACGATTGGTTGGAAGAAGAACCCACTCACATTCCTGATACAGCAGCAGTTAAACCCACTGATTG GGATAATGAAATGGATGGAGAATGGGAACCCCCTTTAATTAATAATCCAAAATGTGAAGATCGTTCAGGTTGTGGACCTTGGTCAAGACCATTAATGAAAAATCCAAAGTACAAAGGCAAATGGAAGCAGCCATTAACAGACAATCCAAACTATCGTGGAAAGTGGACTCCTCGGCTTATACATAATCCTGATtacttttatgataaaaatccACTTAAATCTTCACCtatt ggtGCTGTTGGTTTTGAATTGTGGTCTATTTCagacaaaatttattttgataatgtcGTAATAGCAGATGATGAGGTACATGCTGAAAAATGGTCAGAAGTAACATGGTCACTGAAAAAGAAGAATGTATCTCACGAAtcg GAAAGTGTATTTGGAGCTGTAATTAGATATACCAATGAGAACCCATGGTTGTGGGCTGTGTATGTAGTTGTTATTGCAGTAACTGttgtattaatagttataacctGCTGCAcatcaaaa GAAAAGACTTCTTTAAATGAATCGAGTAAGAAAACTGATGAGCCTGTACCTGACGTAGAAGCAGAAGCATCTGATGAAGAACACGAAGCAGATATAAAAGAAGATGAAGAAGTTGATAGTAAAAGTGCTGATGATGATGAAGAAAAT GTTGATGTAGAGGCTGATCAAACTAATGAAGATCAAGTACCATCATCTCCAAGGAAGCGCAGAACAAGAAAAGACTGA
- the LOC100161225 gene encoding macrophage migration inhibitory factor-like isoform X1: MPHFRLETNVSKSKVTPEILKKISTAVAKTLGKPESYVVVTIVPDQLMHWDGDDKPCGTATLMSIGSLGVEQNKKHAAVLYPLLKKELGIPDDRLYITFSDQSSSNVGYSGTTFQTILG, encoded by the exons atGCCTCATTTCCGTTTGGAAACAAATGTTTCTAAGTCTAAAGTAACACcagaaatattgaaaaagatTTCTACAGCCGTGGCCAAGACTCTTGGAAAACCGGAAtcg TATGTGGTTGTGACTATTGTGCCCGATCAACTTATGCATTGGGATGGAGATGATAAGCCCTGTGGTACTGCTACGTTAATGAGCATCGGTTCCCTAGGCGTTGAACAGAACAAGAAACATGCAGCTGTCTTGTATCCTCTTTTAAAAAAAGAGCTAGGCATACCAGATGACAG attatacataacattttcGGACCAAAGTTCATCCAATGTTGGTTATTCTGGAACAACctttcaaacaattttaggataa